The Brumimicrobium sp. genomic interval CTCTATAGAAACTTGGTTGGTGTTTTCTAATGGTATATTCATGACCCTTTTCCCTTCAACTGTAAATATCTCCCCCTCAATTAAGGAGTAATCCGATTTAATATTTAGTATATCCTGTGCAGGATTGGGGTATAATTTAATAACATCAGAAGATTCTTGTTCGAGTCCTAAAGCCCAGTCGATGGCATTTGAAAAACTCTTACAACTTCCTTCTTCTTGAATGGCAACACTGTAAAATCCGGGCGTGGTTGGTTTATAAGATTGTTGAATAGCACCAGGTATAGGCGTGTCGTTTAAATACCATTGGTAGTTGGGACCTACACTCGAAACTAGAGAGTCTCCCAAAATACTAATAGTAGGTGTTGTTAGTGGACTACCTTGTTTCACAATGAAAGTATCCGAATATATTTTACAACCCTGTAAATCTCTACCAATTAGATAAAGAGTATCCGCTTGAGACACATATATTTTAGAATTGGAACTTCCATTTGACCAAGTATAAGAAAGCAATGGAATATTTGATTTTAATTCAATGGGAACCTGACACACGATAGAATCCCCTAAAATTTCTAAATGATTATTCTTACTGTTTAAGAGAGTTAAAGCATTGATTTTTCCATAGCCGGACTTATTATTTGGAATTGTCCCGGTAAAAATATCGCCAAAACCTGTTGCATGAATGTCGTTTATGAAATCTTCATAGGTGCTGTTCGGGCATCGCTCTAAATACAATGCTGCAATACCAGCCACTACAGGAGAAGCCATAGAAGTTCCTCCATTTCGAGCATGATAACCTCCCTGATCCAAAGTAGTTGCATAAGTTGCTTGATCATTTATCATATATAGGGGCGCCGAACCCAAAGTCATATCACCAGTAGCACTTATATCCGGTTTAATTACATTGTGTCTAGTTGGGCCTTTACTAGTTGAGCGAGCCATTCTACCAGATAATGTGGATTCAGCTGCATAATAGGGGTTTCCATTGTAATCTATATAGGAAGATCTCCCTCTAACATTAGCTACAGAGACCATTTTAGGAGAACAATTCCACGAAGAAACGATAGATTGTGCACTATCTGGATACACATAATTTACAATGGATGGATATATTGCAGGAGATGGTGTAACACGCACAATCTTATTCAAATCCATCCATTCTCCAGTCCATAAATCATATTGTCCAATTCCGGTTGTAGAAAATCTAAACAAATAATCGGTAGAATCTACTTTTGAAAAGAAAGCTTCCATGTGATAGTTACTACCCACATATTCTGTATAGATTTCCAAAGTAGCTATACGATCTCCGTGCATATTACGAATAGTGTCATAAATGGGAACACCTACGTTAATTTGAGCAGCTCGAAAAACTGTTTCACCAACATTTGAATATCCTTTTGCTGGATTATTCGCTCCAAATGAATATTTGTATTGTGCTGATGTAATATCCGACCATAGATCAAAATAAATGGAATTCGGCTCTATCTGATTGGTAGGATTATTTTCAAACCAGATGAATGTTGTGTCTGTGCCATCTAATATATTTTGTGCATGATAAGGCTCATATTTTCCACCGTTTCCTGCAGCCCCAATAATAATTCTTCCTGATTTATTTTCTACTAATTGTTCCATAAGTTGAGAGCCTGGATCTTTTCCATCGTGACTTCCCAAATAACTTCCTACACTTAAATTTATGACAGCTGGAAGATGTAAACTATCTGCAATTCTAAAGATAAAATCGCAAGCATCTGCAACAGTTAATGTCCAGTTTGGAAGGGTAAAATCCGTTTGAACAAAAACAATCTTAGCATCCGGAGCCATACCTTTGTTTCGACCATTCGCGAATCCATTTCCTGCAGCGATTCCTGTTACGGTTGTACCATGTCCTAAATCACCATTACTTCCGATAAATACTTGATTTTGAATATCATCCTCATACCATATTTGTCCGTAGTTATACGGTTGAGGCATCACAGAAGGTGTTTTATTGGATTGATCCCAATATCTCAATACACGCGTATTACCATAAGTGTCTATAAAATCAGGATGTCTATAATCTAATCCACTATCTACAAATCCAATTAACACACCTTTTCCTGTAAATTTATCGTGTAAGGGTAAGTCTCCTTGATGAACAGGATCAACTTGTTGCATCAGTCTAGCTGTATCATCTAAAAGAACAGGTGGAGCATATTCAAAATAAAAATTTGAAATTGACTTTTGTTGAAGTTGTTCTTGTATCCATGCAGGTGTGCACGTGATATAAATCCATTCTTTCGATATATTTTTAATAACAATATGCTGTGTTTTTAAATAAGCTAAATTATCTGGAGTATTATCTACTGCAAATGGTGCTAAAACCTCAGGGTTTTCTCGAAGAACTTTAGTGAATCCAAATTTCTGTGCTTGCAGATGATAGGTAAGGAAAATCAAAAAAAAACTTAAAATAAATTTTTGGAACACCATTTGTTTATACTTTTGACCGTTATTAATAACAAATATTCAATTGAATAGATTCAACTTAGTGTAAAATTACAAAAAAAAGTTATATTTAGAATCAATTTGCGTTAAACAAGAAATCATGAGAAAATTATTTTTAAGAATTATTTTACCTGTTTTTATGGGAACTTTCTTTACTACTTCTTATGCACAAGTAGATAAAGGAGTTTTAAATTGGTATAACTCATCTAAAACGGGAATGTCCACAGATGCTGCCTATAAACTATTAAAGAAACAAACACCTGAGACTGTTGTGGTGGCCATTATAGATTCTGGTGTGGATATAAATCACGAAGATTTACAAGGTAAAATCTGGACAAACACGAAAGAAATTCCAGGAAATGGAATAGATGATGATGGTAATGGATATATCGATGATATTCATGGGTGGAACTTTTTGGGCAATGCAAATGGTGAAAACCAAGATCATGCACGATTAGAAAAAACTAGAATTTATGCTGACTTAAAACCTCGTTTTGAAAATGTAGAGGCTGCTGATGTTTCTGCTGAAGACCAAGAAGATTATGCACTGTATGTAAAGGTGAGAGATGATGTGGAGGGTGAAATGAAAGAATATAAAGATGCTATTGATCAGACAAAACAGTTTAGAGATCAAATGCTTCCTATGCTTCCAAGTATGATTGCCAATATGATGGGAGTGAAAGAAATGACCGAAAAATCATTGAATAAATGGAAAACCACAAATGGTCAGGAGGCTCAAATGAAAAGATTAGGATTGATGATTGTTCGTGGAGAGTTAAATGAAGCGCTTTTTGATGAACAATTGAAACAAATTGAGTCTATGCTAAACTATCACCTTAATGTAGATTATGATGATCGTGCTATAATTGGTGATGATCCAATGGATATCAATGATAGAAACTATGGAAATAATGATGTAAAAGGAGTAGGTTCTGATCATGGAACTCACGTTTCTGGAATTGTATCTGCTATTCGTGGAAATAAATTAGGTGGTGATGGTGTAGCTAATAATGTTCTCATAATGTCTTTACGTTCTGTACCAGATGGAGATGAGTTTGATAAAGATATTGCGTTGGCAATTCGTTATGCTGTAGATAATGGCGCAAAAGTAATTAATGGTTCTTTTGGAAAGTCATACTCTCCTTTACAGAAAGATGTATATGAAGCTATAATGTATGCTCAAGATCACGATGTATTATTTGTACATGCTGCAGGTAATGACAATAAGGATTTAGCTGTTGAAGATAATTTTCCAGCAGTTCAATACTCCTTCCAAAAAGAACCATTTACGCATGTGCTAACAATTGGTGCTTCTACACGTTTCACAAAAGGTAATTTAGCTGCAGACTTTTCTAATTATGGTGCTAATCAAGTAGATATATTTGCTCCTGGTTATGAAATCTATAACACATGGCCAGAAAATAACTATAAGAAGATTCAAGGAACATCAATGGCCGCCCCAATGGTTGCAGGTGTTGCGGCAATGTTGAAAGGATACTTCCCATCTCTATCCATGTTAGAGATAAAGGATATTATTCTTGAATCTGGAAATGATTTTGGTGATACGGAACAAGTGAAGCCAGGTACAGAAGAAAAAGTAAAATTTAGTACTTTATCTAAAACTGGAAAAACAGTGAATGTATTAGCAGCTGTAAAATTAGCACAACAAAAAATCAAAGCGAAAGCAGCTCAATAAACGAATGAAAGAGCGCTGATGAGGCGCTCTTTTTGTAATGTATCATGAAGAAATTTAATTGGATATTTATCAGTATTGTATTTAGTTCCTTCTCTTGGGGACAAAGCGTATTTCCTTTTTCTGACAACTTACAATATTTTAAAAGTTTTCACGAGGGAATGTCTATCCAATTGGATTATTTACCTCCTATTGATTATAAGTATTCAGAAAATATCATTGCTTATATAGATAATAAGAGTGATTTATTTGTTTTTGATGGAAAAAGTAAGCAAAAGCTTAGCGGCTTTGTAAATGATTATGCCATAGGAAGAAATATTGTTGCTTGGAATGCAGGACCTATATTAGCTGTATGGGATCAAGGGACTAAAAAATCACTCACCAATTTTGCTAGAAAATACGTGGTTACCGATAGTTTAGTCGTGTTTGATGATGAACGTGATAATGCTATTCGAGTTTATTATAATGGAGGAATATATGATTTATACTACTCTATTGGAAGGCCAGTTTTTCCTCAATATATTGGTAGTAATACGGTGTCTTTTGTTGGGAATGGAGATATAAACTATGTTTTTATCGCAGGAAAAATTATTGAAGTTGGATCTATGAATGCCAACACTAAATTTTCGGCTGGTGGAAATTTATTAGTATTTAACGATTCTTTTAATCAAACATTTTCGGTTGCTTTTAAGTCGGAGGTAATGGATGTTGAAAAGATGCCTGCTATTGATTATAAAGCAGGGTATGATATGTTTGTTTATACCGATATTAATTATAATCTGAAGGGGTATATTGATGGAGAAATAGTAGAATTGAGTTCCAACGCCTCATTTTATGAAGTATTTCGAAATATGGTGGTTTGGGGAGAGAATGGTTCTTTTTTTACCTATAAAAATGGACGTCGCTATGAAATAGCTAATTATATTCCGGAAGAATTTAAATTGCGTGATGGAATTGTAGCTTTTCGTAATCTCAATAGAGGCATTTCTGTTTTCCATAATGAGACAGTTGAATTAGTGAGTAATCTGATTGATGCACCTTTTGAAGTGAATGGAAATACTGTCCAAGTTAGAGTTACTAGAGGAAATTATCAGTATTTTAAGAATGGATATCGTTACGAGGATTGAATCACCCAATCATTACTCCTTTACATTCAAGGATAGGTACCACAACCATATTCTCTTCTTTCACAGACTCTGCTAGAAAAATATATTTCTTGTCATACATCTCTGATGCAATCCAAAAACTCACCCAAAATTCATTATTGAGTTGAAGTACATCTTCCATAACTGGTTCGATAATTACAGCACTCTTAGCAGGTATGTCTCCCAACGATTTACGTAGAATATCCGTTTTTATTTCTTCGTTAGTTTCTTCTATTTTGAGGTATCCTTTAGAAGTTACTAATACTTGTTCTAACTCCTCCTCCCGATTATTGATTAAATAGACATCAAACACATCTATGTCATCTTCTTGTTCTTTCACAATAGCTACATAAACTCCTTCAACAACAGGTCTTTTCAGCTTCTCATTCATTCGTCTGTTTGCTCTAAAATTCGCATTAATATAGTATAATATTCTGGGATATCTCCAGGATGATTCGATTTATAATCTATTTTAGGATTATAAGTAACTGGAATTTGATCTTCTTGACGTTTATGCCCAGTGCGCACCATTACTACATTCAAAGAAGGAATGGCTACAATATATTGCCCTAAAATTCCACGGGCATAAATTGCAGGATGTTGTGGATCGTGATAAATCCAAAATTGGAGCCCATAAAATGGGGAAGCCTCACTAATGGGTGTGATAAGTTCAGTTAATGTTGTACTATCAATAATTGTTTTTCCATTCCATTTTCCGTAATTGAGAATAAGTTGTCCAAATTTTGCAAAATCTCTCGTGGTTGCATAGGCACAACAAAACGCTTTTTCCATCCCGTTCTCTTGGTCTAAACTCCACAAGAGATCATTTTCTGTTCCTATTTTTGACCATACTTTTTCTTCTAAATACTCAGTGGGGTATTTCCCTGTGGCTTCTTTTAATATCAAACCTAAAAGCTCAGTATTGCCACTTTTATAGTTGAAATCATGTGTCTTTTCTTTTGCGAATCCCTTACTTTTCATAACCTTAATGAGGTCAGATGAGTAATATGCCTCAGCATTATCAGATAGTGGATTTTTCCCACTTTCTTCCCATACCAGATCACTTGACATAGCTAACACATCTCGGATTGTAACACCCTCATCATTAGGCATTCGGAAAGGTAGATAATCTTTAATTAAAGCATCAAAACTTGAAATTTTCCCTTCGTCTATAGCTATACCAATTAAAAGTCCAATCAAACTTTTACCAGCAGAAAAACTGTTGCTTTTGGTATGTATAGTGTGCTTCTCAAAATAAGTCTCTGATATAATTTCTTGGTTTTTGATAACTAAGAAAGAAGTTGTTTGTAAGCCTTCCATGAAAGAAATGGCTTGTGCATCTAATGGGATGAGCTTAGGATTTATTTTCCATGCTTCGGGATGTAAATCATGTTTAGCAGTGCGTGTTGGAAAAATAATAGAATCATAAATATCAGGACCTTTTTTCCCTTTTAAGTATGTTTCTTGGATTCCTTTATACAGATAGGTTCGCCCCGTGAGCAAAACAAATAAATTAAGAAGTATCAGAATAGCGACAAGAAGAACTAAAAAATATTTCAGTATGCTTCTAAATCTTGATTTTTTCATAGGAGAATTTGGCATTAAAAATAGTAGTAAAATGTTTTTTAAATTTCTCTTTCACCTCATCCATATCTACGGAATGACCCAATTCTTTCTGAAGTGAAGTTACGCTTTTATCTTCAATTCCGCAAGGAACAATGTGATTAAAATAGTTTAAGTCTGTATTAACGTTAAAACCTATCCCATGCATCGTCACCCAACGAGACGATTTTACACCCATTGCACAAATTTTTCGCTCATTTTTATGCCCTTCGTCCCACATCCAAACACCTGTTAATCCTTCAATCCTACCAGCTTGTAAACCATATTCTGCTAAAACTTGAATAACTGTTTCTTCCAAAAAACGCATGTATTTATGGATGTCTGAGAAAAAATAAGTGTCCAAGTCTAAAATAGGATATACAACTAATTGTCCAGGTCCATGGTAAGTAATATCCCCTCCACGGTTAATTTTATAAAATGTAGCTTTTACTTTATGAAGCAGTTCGTCTGTTAATAATAAATGGCGTGGGTCTCCGCTCTTACCGAGTGTATAAACATGTGGATGCTCACAAATAAGAAGATAATTTTTGGTTGCTTCGCTTGATTGGTGATTTCGAATGGCAATTTTTAGGTCAACTGTTTTTTTAAAAAGTTCTTCTTGATAATCCCACGCCTCTTTATAATCAATAAGACCTAAATCTTTAACTATAACTGCTGCTGCCATGCTATCTTTTTTCTAATTCTGATTTTAAGAAAACAATAGACTTTATATCAATAGTATCCTTTTTATTTAAGTCTGCTAAATAGATTGAAGCCCAATCTACAAGGTGAACTAAATAAAACATTTCTAATATATTATCTTTTCCTACACCATTTATAAATAGAATGTTAGATGTTTTAGGTTCAATTATTTCTTTAGATAATTGAAAGCGTAAAATATTCCTTTTTGAGGTGAATTGTGACTCAAAGAACACAGCAGCAAACCGATCATTTCCTCCTTCCCAACCTACTAATTCATTATGGTTCATCTCGGGGATTATATGATGATACACCAATTGTTTACTGTTTTCATTAAATTGTTGACGGGCACGAATTATAATTCCTTCCAATTCGGCATTCCCATATAACACGCCTTGTTTTTGATAAAGATGTTGAGCTAAAACCTTTGCTTGCTTCTTAATTTGCATTAATTCATCGCTTAAGAAGTTTCTAGCTTTACCAACAGATTGCATGGAAGTTTTAGAAACAAACCCCGCTTTTGTAAAAATATCTATCAATTGAATAAGAGAAAATGCCAGCATACTACGTGGTGGATTTCCTCCAGGTATTTTTACAAAATCATAATTATTTTTCTTGCAGAATTGCATTAATTCTCCTCCCGAGCAAATTCCAATGATTGTTGATTTTCGCTTTTTAGCTTCAGCAACTGCGGCAAGAGTTTCTTCTGTGCTTCCAGAATAAGAGGAAGCAATAAACAATGTTTTCTCACTCACAAAAGCAGGTATGTCGTAATTTTGCACTAAAACGACAGGTATCTTGATTTCATTTAGAAACAACTTTTCAGTTATTTTCCCACCTATTCCGGATCCTCCCATTCCACAAACCACAACCTGATCGAATGATTTATTTGAAATACTTGAATATATAGTATTCTCTGCAATCTCAAGTGCATCTGCAATTTGTTTAGGAAATTGGGCTACTAGTTTTTCCATACGAGATAAACATTCTTTTAAATGAGGTGGTAAAGTAACGGAAAAAATAGGAAATCTTTAAGGGAAGTAAATATTATTTTATTTTACTTCTTATTTTCAACGAGGATAATGTGTTAGACCCCGACATTCATTTGTTAATTAATTTCCATATTTTAACCTATACAAATCAAATACATGTGTATAAATGCACAACGGGTTAAATTAATATTAAAATTTTACAGAACAATTTGTACTTTTACGCATTATTTGTATCATGACTGAGAACGGCTTGAAAATATTATTAATTGAAGACGAAGAGAGTTTAAGCAATGTCATAGCATTGAACCTAAAACTAGAAGGGTTTGAAGTAATTACTGTGTTAAACGGAAGGGAGGCTCTTTCCTATACTGAACGACTAGGGACGTTTGACTTAGTGATTTTAGATGTGATGCTCCCAGAAATTAGTGGTTGGGATATTTGCTCTACTTTTAAGCGTGTAGCTAGCACACCTATTTTATTTATTTCTGCTAAAGGAAGTTCTTTAGATAAAATTAAAGGGTTAAAACTTGGGGCTGATGATTATTTGGCAAAGCCTTTCGATTTGGAAGAATTATTATTGCGGGTGCAAATACTTATTTCTCGTAATAGAAAAGAATCTTCAGTTGAAAACAAATTACAAATTGGAAGTTTTGATGTGGATCTGAATACGTATGAGGTAAAGCAAGAAGGAAAATTAATAGCTTCTTTAACTAAAAGAGACGTACAACTTTTACAACTCTTTAAGAAAAATGAAGGAAAAGTGTTATCGCGTGATTTTATTTTGGATGAATTATGGGGGAGAGAGTTAGAAATTACTACGCGAACCATAGATAATTATATCCTAAGTTTTAGAAAACTATTTGAAAAGGATGTTAAAAATCCACACTATTTCCACAGCATTCGGGGAGTTGGATATAAATTCTTAAATAATTAAGATAGGTTATAATAATGGATAAACAAAAGCAATTAAGATATGACAAAGCCTATTTACGTATGGCAGAAACATGGGCAAAATTATCTCATTGTCAACGAAAACAGGTGGGATCTCTTATCGTAAAGGATGGGATGATTATTTCTGATGGCTATAATGGAACTCCATCTGGTTTTGACAACTGCTGTGAAGATGATGAGAATAAAACATTTTGGTACGTCTTACATGCCGAGGCAAATGCTATTCTTAAAGTAGCGCGTTCTACGCATAATGCAAAAGATGCTACGCTTTATTTAACAATGTCACCCTGTAAAGAATGTAGCAAGTTAATTTTACAGGCTGGAATAGTGCGGGTTGTTTACATTCGTGATTATAAAGATATTTCGGGTGTAGAATTTTTAAGAATGTCAGGAATTACTGTTGACCAAATTGAAAATATTGATGAATAATTCACGTAAGACACTTGTTCCTCTTGTGGCAGCTTTATTCTTAATTTTTGGAATGATGCTGGGTTTATTCCTCAATAAAGGTAAAAGTCCACTCATAGGAGGTGAAAATGATAAATATGGAAAGAAACTAGCAGATATATTTGATATTATTGATAAGAATTACGTGGATTCGATTAATAAAGATGATTTATTTGAGAAAACGGTTTCAGAACTTTTACATAATTTAGATCCACACTCCAACTATATAGCTGCACGTGATTTGAAAGAGATGACGGAAAGCATACAAGGTCAGTTTGGTGGCGTTGGAATTCGCTTTACTGTGTTTGATGATACTTTGAATGTAGTAAATGTGATAGAAAATTCTCCATCTGAACGTGAAGGAATCCAGAAATTTGACCAAATTATAGAGGTTAATGGTGAAAATATTGCAGGAGTTAAAATTTCCAACGACCGAGTGCGTGAATTATTAAAGGGAACGGTAGGAAGTAAGGTAACAGTTCAGATTAAACGCAAAAATCAAACGTTCGAAAAAACAATTATACGAGGAAATGTTCCTATTACTTCTTTGAACGCAGCATATATGATGACGGAAGATATTGCTTATATGCAATTGACACAGTTTAGTTTGACTTCTGCGAATGAATTCTATTTAGCCGCATCAAATCTGAAAAGTCAAGGGATGAAAAGTCTGATTTTAGATTTGCGTTATAATGGAGGAGGAGTAATGAGTAGCGCTGTTTCTATTCTGGAAGCCTTTTTACCAAAAGGAGCTAAGATTGTATCTACCAAAGGTAAAAATACTCCAGAAGAAATCATCTATGCACAAAGTCAACCTTTCTTAAAAGATATAAATTTAGTGGTACTTATTAATACAAATTCTGCTTCTGCTAGTGAAATTGTTGCTGGTGCCATTCAAGATAATGACCGTGGTACTATTATTGGACGTCGTTCTTTTGGAAAAGGGTTAGTTCAACAAGATATTCAATTAAAAGATGGTAGTGATCTTAGACTCACTATTTCACGATATTATACACCAACAGGAAGAAGCATACAAAAACCATATAGTAATGGAACGTATGAAGAATATTTAATGGATGAGGTTAATCGATATGAAAGTGGTGAATTGTATAAATTAGATAGTTCTCTTTTTGTTGATTCTCTAAAATATACGACCCCGAAGGGTAAGGTTGTATATGGAGGTGGTGGAATTATGCCAGACATTTTTGTACCTCTTGATACATTAGATTATTCGAGTTATTACCGTCGTCTTAAATATGCGAATGCTTTTAATGAATTTTCGTATGCTTATGTACGAAAAAATAATTTGAATCAATATACTAATCTAGTTGATTTTGATAAGCGTTTTGTGGTTTCTCAAAAGATATTAGATGATTTTGTGGCATTTGCTAGCAAGAAATTTAGTATTTCCCTCTTTAGAAATGATTATCAACATTCTTTGCAACGAATTAAAACAGATTTAAAGGCAGAAATTGCTCGTCAGAGATGGTTGGAGAATGGTGCTTTTTATATTTTTAATCAAAGGGATAAGGATATTGAAAAAGCGGTGGAAGTATTAAAAAAAGAGAAGTAAACTTTACTTTTTACGTATTTTAGCAAAAATAAACGAGATGAGTTACGAAAATATATTAGTAGAACAAAAGGAAAGAATCCAGGTAATTACGATTAATAGACCTAATCAGTTAAATGCATTAAACAAGGCAACAATTCAAGAATTACACGATGCTTTAGACTCGGCTGATAAAGATGCTGGAACACGTGTAATTATTTTAACGGGAAGTGGGGAGAAATCCTTTGTTGCTGGCGCAGATATTAAAGAATTTGCAGATTTTGATATTGCACAAGGAAAAGATTTAGCTGTACAAGGACAAAAAAAATTATTTGATTTTGTACAAAATTTAAGTACACCTGTTATAGCTGCGGTCAATGGATTTGCACTTGGTGGAGGATTAGAATTAGCTATGGCTTCGCATATTCGTGTAGCATCCGATAATGCTAA includes:
- a CDS encoding S8 family peptidase, coding for MVFQKFILSFFLIFLTYHLQAQKFGFTKVLRENPEVLAPFAVDNTPDNLAYLKTQHIVIKNISKEWIYITCTPAWIQEQLQQKSISNFYFEYAPPVLLDDTARLMQQVDPVHQGDLPLHDKFTGKGVLIGFVDSGLDYRHPDFIDTYGNTRVLRYWDQSNKTPSVMPQPYNYGQIWYEDDIQNQVFIGSNGDLGHGTTVTGIAAGNGFANGRNKGMAPDAKIVFVQTDFTLPNWTLTVADACDFIFRIADSLHLPAVINLSVGSYLGSHDGKDPGSQLMEQLVENKSGRIIIGAAGNGGKYEPYHAQNILDGTDTTFIWFENNPTNQIEPNSIYFDLWSDITSAQYKYSFGANNPAKGYSNVGETVFRAAQINVGVPIYDTIRNMHGDRIATLEIYTEYVGSNYHMEAFFSKVDSTDYLFRFSTTGIGQYDLWTGEWMDLNKIVRVTPSPAIYPSIVNYVYPDSAQSIVSSWNCSPKMVSVANVRGRSSYIDYNGNPYYAAESTLSGRMARSTSKGPTRHNVIKPDISATGDMTLGSAPLYMINDQATYATTLDQGGYHARNGGTSMASPVVAGIAALYLERCPNSTYEDFINDIHATGFGDIFTGTIPNNKSGYGKINALTLLNSKNNHLEILGDSIVCQVPIELKSNIPLLSYTWSNGSSNSKIYVSQADTLYLIGRDLQGCKIYSDTFIVKQGSPLTTPTISILGDSLVSSVGPNYQWYLNDTPIPGAIQQSYKPTTPGFYSVAIQEEGSCKSFSNAIDWALGLEQESSDVIKLYPNPAQDILNIKSDYSLIEGEIFTVEGKRVMNIPLENTNQVSIESLSIGAYLFKVTTTQGVKVLPFFKD
- a CDS encoding S8 family peptidase; its protein translation is MRKLFLRIILPVFMGTFFTTSYAQVDKGVLNWYNSSKTGMSTDAAYKLLKKQTPETVVVAIIDSGVDINHEDLQGKIWTNTKEIPGNGIDDDGNGYIDDIHGWNFLGNANGENQDHARLEKTRIYADLKPRFENVEAADVSAEDQEDYALYVKVRDDVEGEMKEYKDAIDQTKQFRDQMLPMLPSMIANMMGVKEMTEKSLNKWKTTNGQEAQMKRLGLMIVRGELNEALFDEQLKQIESMLNYHLNVDYDDRAIIGDDPMDINDRNYGNNDVKGVGSDHGTHVSGIVSAIRGNKLGGDGVANNVLIMSLRSVPDGDEFDKDIALAIRYAVDNGAKVINGSFGKSYSPLQKDVYEAIMYAQDHDVLFVHAAGNDNKDLAVEDNFPAVQYSFQKEPFTHVLTIGASTRFTKGNLAADFSNYGANQVDIFAPGYEIYNTWPENNYKKIQGTSMAAPMVAGVAAMLKGYFPSLSMLEIKDIILESGNDFGDTEQVKPGTEEKVKFSTLSKTGKTVNVLAAVKLAQQKIKAKAAQ
- a CDS encoding beta-lactamase family protein, producing MKKSRFRSILKYFLVLLVAILILLNLFVLLTGRTYLYKGIQETYLKGKKGPDIYDSIIFPTRTAKHDLHPEAWKINPKLIPLDAQAISFMEGLQTTSFLVIKNQEIISETYFEKHTIHTKSNSFSAGKSLIGLLIGIAIDEGKISSFDALIKDYLPFRMPNDEGVTIRDVLAMSSDLVWEESGKNPLSDNAEAYYSSDLIKVMKSKGFAKEKTHDFNYKSGNTELLGLILKEATGKYPTEYLEEKVWSKIGTENDLLWSLDQENGMEKAFCCAYATTRDFAKFGQLILNYGKWNGKTIIDSTTLTELITPISEASPFYGLQFWIYHDPQHPAIYARGILGQYIVAIPSLNVVMVRTGHKRQEDQIPVTYNPKIDYKSNHPGDIPEYYTILMRILEQTDE
- the lipB gene encoding lipoyl(octanoyl) transferase LipB, with the protein product MAAAVIVKDLGLIDYKEAWDYQEELFKKTVDLKIAIRNHQSSEATKNYLLICEHPHVYTLGKSGDPRHLLLTDELLHKVKATFYKINRGGDITYHGPGQLVVYPILDLDTYFFSDIHKYMRFLEETVIQVLAEYGLQAGRIEGLTGVWMWDEGHKNERKICAMGVKSSRWVTMHGIGFNVNTDLNYFNHIVPCGIEDKSVTSLQKELGHSVDMDEVKEKFKKHFTTIFNAKFSYEKIKI
- a CDS encoding bifunctional phosphoglucose/phosphomannose isomerase; the encoded protein is MEKLVAQFPKQIADALEIAENTIYSSISNKSFDQVVVCGMGGSGIGGKITEKLFLNEIKIPVVLVQNYDIPAFVSEKTLFIASSYSGSTEETLAAVAEAKKRKSTIIGICSGGELMQFCKKNNYDFVKIPGGNPPRSMLAFSLIQLIDIFTKAGFVSKTSMQSVGKARNFLSDELMQIKKQAKVLAQHLYQKQGVLYGNAELEGIIIRARQQFNENSKQLVYHHIIPEMNHNELVGWEGGNDRFAAVFFESQFTSKRNILRFQLSKEIIEPKTSNILFINGVGKDNILEMFYLVHLVDWASIYLADLNKKDTIDIKSIVFLKSELEKR
- a CDS encoding response regulator transcription factor; this encodes MTENGLKILLIEDEESLSNVIALNLKLEGFEVITVLNGREALSYTERLGTFDLVILDVMLPEISGWDICSTFKRVASTPILFISAKGSSLDKIKGLKLGADDYLAKPFDLEELLLRVQILISRNRKESSVENKLQIGSFDVDLNTYEVKQEGKLIASLTKRDVQLLQLFKKNEGKVLSRDFILDELWGRELEITTRTIDNYILSFRKLFEKDVKNPHYFHSIRGVGYKFLNN
- a CDS encoding dCMP deaminase family protein, coding for MDKQKQLRYDKAYLRMAETWAKLSHCQRKQVGSLIVKDGMIISDGYNGTPSGFDNCCEDDENKTFWYVLHAEANAILKVARSTHNAKDATLYLTMSPCKECSKLILQAGIVRVVYIRDYKDISGVEFLRMSGITVDQIENIDE
- a CDS encoding S41 family peptidase, with product MNNSRKTLVPLVAALFLIFGMMLGLFLNKGKSPLIGGENDKYGKKLADIFDIIDKNYVDSINKDDLFEKTVSELLHNLDPHSNYIAARDLKEMTESIQGQFGGVGIRFTVFDDTLNVVNVIENSPSEREGIQKFDQIIEVNGENIAGVKISNDRVRELLKGTVGSKVTVQIKRKNQTFEKTIIRGNVPITSLNAAYMMTEDIAYMQLTQFSLTSANEFYLAASNLKSQGMKSLILDLRYNGGGVMSSAVSILEAFLPKGAKIVSTKGKNTPEEIIYAQSQPFLKDINLVVLINTNSASASEIVAGAIQDNDRGTIIGRRSFGKGLVQQDIQLKDGSDLRLTISRYYTPTGRSIQKPYSNGTYEEYLMDEVNRYESGELYKLDSSLFVDSLKYTTPKGKVVYGGGGIMPDIFVPLDTLDYSSYYRRLKYANAFNEFSYAYVRKNNLNQYTNLVDFDKRFVVSQKILDDFVAFASKKFSISLFRNDYQHSLQRIKTDLKAEIARQRWLENGAFYIFNQRDKDIEKAVEVLKKEK
- a CDS encoding enoyl-CoA hydratase-related protein: MSYENILVEQKERIQVITINRPNQLNALNKATIQELHDALDSADKDAGTRVIILTGSGEKSFVAGADIKEFADFDIAQGKDLAVQGQKKLFDFVQNLSTPVIAAVNGFALGGGLELAMASHIRVASDNAKLGLPEVSLGVIPGYGGTQRLAQLVGRGKAMEMIMTAGMISAEEAKEWGLVNHVVPQAELLALAEKIAGKICKNSGTAISCAIRAVNANYTDGVNGFEKEIEEFGNCFGTEEFVEGTTAFVEKRPANFR